The Haloplasma contractile SSD-17B genome has a window encoding:
- a CDS encoding hemolysin family protein, giving the protein MLQANFEDIEIYKVVLLVFLIFLSAFFSSSETAFSSVNLIRLRNYVDEKRRGARKALYIAENFDHTLSAILIGNNLVNIAATTLSTMISVQLYGRSIGPVVATVVMTILILIFGEVLPKSYAKENATRFTLSTGWILLLLIWVFYPLVWILLKFKQLSSRLIKGADEGRPSVTEGELEYIMATMEEEGVLHEDEREMIRSVLDLNETTVYEIMTPRVDIVGVYIDENPEEIKRIFFTEKFSRIPVFEDTVDNVVGILYERDFFTTLIKGEQVDVKKIMRKGLFVPKSMRVDNLMELLQHNKQHMAVVSDEYGGTSGVVTMEDCLEELVGEIYDEHDIEEVEIKQLSDTKFEIGAEVDLEDLFEDLELGKTPESNYSSLGGWLYEKFEEIPQVGDHYEYISEIRIEESKDLNEDLYNHYKLTFTVKELTDRRMKTIALEIENVTEELIENGELKEIEAT; this is encoded by the coding sequence GTGTTACAAGCTAATTTTGAAGATATAGAAATCTACAAGGTTGTTTTATTAGTATTTTTAATATTCTTATCTGCCTTTTTTAGTTCAAGCGAAACGGCGTTTTCAAGTGTGAACTTGATTCGTCTAAGGAACTATGTAGATGAGAAAAGAAGGGGTGCAAGAAAGGCCCTATATATTGCAGAAAATTTTGATCATACACTATCGGCTATTTTAATTGGAAACAACTTGGTTAACATTGCAGCGACTACACTATCGACTATGATTTCAGTCCAGTTATATGGTCGTAGTATTGGTCCGGTTGTTGCAACAGTTGTTATGACAATTCTTATTCTAATTTTTGGGGAAGTACTTCCAAAATCATACGCTAAGGAAAATGCGACTCGGTTTACATTATCTACTGGTTGGATTCTTCTTTTATTAATCTGGGTATTTTATCCACTTGTTTGGATTCTATTAAAATTTAAGCAATTATCTTCACGATTAATTAAAGGAGCCGATGAAGGCAGACCTTCTGTAACAGAAGGCGAGTTAGAGTATATAATGGCCACTATGGAAGAAGAAGGTGTTCTTCATGAAGATGAACGAGAGATGATTAGAAGTGTCTTAGACTTAAATGAGACAACGGTTTATGAAATCATGACACCCCGTGTTGATATAGTTGGTGTATATATAGATGAAAATCCTGAAGAGATTAAACGGATTTTCTTTACTGAAAAGTTCTCGAGAATTCCAGTTTTTGAAGACACAGTTGATAATGTAGTTGGTATCTTATACGAACGTGATTTTTTCACGACTCTTATTAAAGGAGAACAAGTGGATGTAAAAAAAATCATGCGAAAAGGTCTTTTTGTTCCTAAGTCGATGCGTGTGGATAATCTAATGGAGCTATTGCAGCATAATAAACAACATATGGCTGTTGTTTCGGATGAGTACGGAGGAACATCAGGTGTTGTTACGATGGAAGACTGTCTTGAGGAATTAGTTGGTGAAATTTACGATGAACATGACATTGAAGAAGTTGAAATTAAACAACTATCTGATACAAAGTTTGAAATCGGAGCTGAAGTCGATTTAGAAGATCTATTTGAGGACTTAGAACTTGGGAAAACCCCAGAATCGAATTATAGCAGTCTTGGTGGCTGGCTATATGAAAAGTTCGAAGAGATTCCACAAGTTGGTGATCACTATGAATATATTTCTGAAATACGAATAGAAGAATCGAAAGACTTAAATGAGGATTTGTATAATCATTATAAATTAACTTTTACGGTTAAAGAATTAACCGATAGACGAATGAAAACGATTGCTTTAGAAATCGAAAATGTAACGGAAGAGTTAATTGAAAATGGGGAACTGAAGGAAATTGAAGCGACTTAA
- a CDS encoding glycoside hydrolase family 13 protein — MEQKWWHKSVVYQIYPRSFMDSNGDGIGDIQGIISKLDYLEKLGIDVIWLSPVYQSPMDDNGYDISDYQDIAKEFGTMADMDELLEEAGTRGIKIIMDLVVNHSSDEHKWFLEAKKSVDNHYRDYYIWREGKRDEDGNRIPPKDLGSAFGGSTWEYDETTDMYYFHIFSKKQPDLNWENETLRQEIYDMMNWWLEKGIGGFRMDVIDLIGKEVDKGIKENGPRLHDLIKEMHESSFGNYDVLTVGETWGASPASATRYSDPDRKELSMIFQFEHMVLDWHSVHGKWKPVGLDFIRLKRVMSKWQTDLTKGWNSLFWNNHDLPRIVSRWGNDGDHRETSAKMFAILLHMMKGTPYIYQGEEIGMTNVKFSRLEDYNDIEIHGTYKDKVLRDEELTHEEFMRGVYQNGRDNARTPMQWNNQEHAGFTTGNPWLQVNENYEQINVKEALCDKRSIFYTYQKLIELRKNSKYSDTIIYGDYTLLYRNHPEVFAYTRADENYKLLVVANFTDTFSEIVIPDEFINGSEIVISTDKELSVRESIRLDPYESFVLGLEIT; from the coding sequence ATGGAACAAAAATGGTGGCATAAATCAGTCGTATATCAAATCTATCCTAGAAGTTTCATGGATAGCAATGGTGATGGTATAGGTGATATTCAAGGTATAATAAGTAAACTCGATTATTTAGAAAAGTTAGGAATTGATGTAATTTGGTTATCTCCGGTTTATCAGTCTCCTATGGATGATAATGGATATGATATTTCTGATTATCAAGATATTGCTAAAGAATTTGGTACAATGGCTGATATGGACGAACTATTAGAAGAGGCAGGAACTAGAGGCATTAAAATTATAATGGACTTAGTTGTCAATCACTCTTCAGATGAACATAAATGGTTTTTAGAGGCAAAAAAATCTGTTGATAACCATTATAGAGACTATTACATCTGGCGTGAAGGTAAGCGCGATGAAGATGGAAATCGTATACCACCTAAAGATCTTGGTTCTGCGTTTGGAGGATCAACTTGGGAGTATGATGAAACAACCGATATGTATTATTTTCACATTTTTAGCAAAAAACAGCCGGATTTAAACTGGGAAAATGAAACGTTAAGACAAGAAATTTATGACATGATGAACTGGTGGTTAGAAAAAGGTATTGGTGGATTCCGTATGGATGTTATAGACCTGATTGGAAAAGAAGTTGATAAAGGGATTAAGGAAAATGGTCCACGCCTTCATGATTTAATAAAAGAAATGCATGAATCGAGCTTTGGAAATTACGATGTCCTAACTGTAGGCGAAACGTGGGGTGCATCACCAGCAAGTGCTACACGCTATTCAGACCCTGATAGAAAAGAACTATCAATGATTTTTCAATTTGAACATATGGTACTGGATTGGCATAGCGTACATGGAAAATGGAAACCAGTTGGCCTAGATTTCATAAGACTTAAACGTGTCATGAGCAAATGGCAGACAGATTTAACTAAAGGATGGAATTCTCTGTTTTGGAATAATCATGATTTACCTCGAATTGTCTCAAGGTGGGGAAATGATGGTGACCATAGAGAGACAAGTGCAAAAATGTTTGCAATCTTACTTCACATGATGAAAGGAACGCCTTATATTTATCAGGGTGAAGAAATTGGTATGACCAATGTAAAATTTTCTCGTCTAGAGGACTATAACGATATTGAGATTCACGGTACATATAAAGATAAAGTGCTCCGTGATGAAGAGCTAACACATGAAGAGTTTATGCGTGGTGTGTATCAAAACGGACGAGACAATGCACGTACACCAATGCAATGGAATAATCAGGAACATGCTGGTTTTACAACAGGTAATCCGTGGTTACAGGTGAATGAAAACTATGAGCAAATAAATGTAAAAGAAGCATTATGTGATAAACGATCAATTTTCTATACTTATCAAAAGTTGATTGAATTAAGAAAAAACAGTAAATATAGTGATACGATTATCTATGGAGACTATACCCTTTTATATAGAAATCATCCAGAGGTATTTGCATATACTAGAGCTGATGAAAACTATAAACTATTGGTCGTTGCGAACTTTACTGATACATTCAGTGAAATCGTCATTCCTGATGAATTCATTAATGGATCAGAAATTGTGATTAGCACGGATAAGGAATTATCGGTACGCGAAAGTATTCGACTAGATCCATATGAATCATTCGTTTTAGGCTTAGAAATAACCTAA
- the addA gene encoding helicase-exonuclease AddAB subunit AddA yields MSKIPKKPENTRWNDGQWQAIYEQGNNILVSASAGSGKTSVLVERTIQKVLNDEEEASVDELLILTFTENAAKEMKQRLRDKLKEAYYKDPTNKHLRKQLSKLGTAQISTFHSFCNAVIKKYFYIIDAEANFKIADDVELTLIQDEVLESLFDDLYEEENDAFLRLVKRFTSETNDQALKKVVLDLYTKARTAPFKDTWFDSITAFYDVNETLDSWGLFKYVKEEMIELIQEAKYNFKKAKEIAELDEYTDAYKDVYEDDVHLATTIEDKVNTSFNELVTFFNNGGLSYEKLNYPRGKDKELINKHLKEIINKYRKEGKDLLGKIKNQFCAFKEQTHIKFLHHNKEILTDLIGLVKQFETRLDQAKKDRNLLDFADLEELTLEILYTENGDNEATRYYRDRFKEIMIDEYQDTNKMQETIISIISNRNVFMVGDVKQSIYSFRNAEPSIFQDKFMTYQDESNENGTLINLNMNYRSRGTVLEYINAIYSQLMDLQVGEAKYDDLAKLNCGATDYPLVSHPTIELSILEKNSINDELDEDDLEQVEIEAHYIARKIKALVNEGVEVYDRKLEKMRPIRYRDIVILSRSYSSQEAFDEIFREYDLPFLSSDLKGYFDSIEVMTVISLLKVIDNPLQDIPLVAILRSPMFNIDERELASIRALAKRDYFYDNITEYIKSGDNKELVEKLRTFKIKLNEWREFIKNEPISELLFDVYQSTNYYDFVTGLYGGKQRQANLDLLYDRARQFEDITSNSLYKFIHLIDVIRDQNKDLSVARTVSENEDFIQYMSIHKSKGLEFPVVFIANLGKGYNYRDEAGDYLIDKDFGVALKYFDLERRVKYDTLYQLLLKNKKRNSLLSEELRLLYVALTRAKEQLYLVGSVKDIEKTTDKWLSVSTSNELLMPLSERKDLNYLDLIGKTMVRRGDFRAKVANSDLDLPESPIRLNFPGTIKFISNLSTDYEKQMEQKETIQNNDVYFDMFEQAFRFNYEHDQKTTHFAKQSITDIKKRKNSATYAYELQKNTIYRKPNFMEQENKSAVDRGTAIHLFMQHLPFKENMNLSYLEEIKLKLIEKEFLLKEQVELVDLDKVFHFTKTKEYMEICQAKKVMRELPFTTLAPAHEVYKDWKEDDTKILIQGVMDLVVEFDDKVYLIDYKSNKVKDLKQELPEIKNEYTLQMDYYVAALKDLYPTKKVEAYLYLIEANQFVSM; encoded by the coding sequence ATGAGTAAGATTCCAAAGAAACCTGAGAATACTAGATGGAATGATGGTCAATGGCAAGCTATTTATGAACAGGGCAATAACATCCTAGTGTCGGCTTCTGCAGGATCAGGAAAGACATCGGTACTTGTAGAACGTACGATTCAAAAAGTCCTTAATGATGAAGAAGAGGCGAGTGTAGACGAATTATTAATTCTTACATTTACTGAGAATGCGGCAAAAGAAATGAAGCAACGCCTTCGTGATAAGTTAAAGGAAGCCTATTATAAGGATCCAACTAATAAACATTTACGTAAGCAATTATCAAAATTAGGGACTGCTCAGATTTCAACCTTTCACTCATTTTGTAATGCAGTCATCAAAAAATACTTTTATATCATTGATGCAGAAGCTAACTTTAAAATAGCTGATGATGTTGAACTGACACTCATTCAAGACGAGGTACTAGAGAGTTTATTTGATGACCTATACGAAGAGGAAAACGACGCATTCTTACGCTTAGTCAAGCGGTTTACATCGGAAACCAATGATCAAGCATTAAAAAAGGTAGTGTTAGACCTTTATACAAAGGCGCGTACTGCTCCTTTTAAGGATACATGGTTTGATTCTATTACTGCCTTCTACGATGTTAATGAAACACTTGATTCATGGGGATTATTTAAGTATGTAAAAGAAGAAATGATTGAGTTAATTCAAGAAGCTAAATATAATTTCAAAAAGGCGAAAGAAATTGCAGAGCTTGATGAATATACAGATGCGTATAAGGATGTTTATGAGGATGATGTGCACTTAGCTACGACTATAGAAGATAAGGTGAATACATCCTTTAACGAATTAGTAACGTTCTTTAACAATGGGGGGTTAAGTTATGAGAAACTTAATTACCCAAGAGGTAAAGATAAAGAACTTATAAATAAGCATCTTAAAGAAATCATAAATAAATATCGTAAAGAAGGGAAGGACCTTCTTGGTAAGATTAAGAATCAATTTTGTGCCTTTAAGGAACAAACTCATATTAAGTTTTTACACCATAATAAGGAGATCTTAACGGATTTAATTGGATTAGTAAAGCAGTTTGAAACACGTCTAGATCAGGCTAAGAAGGATCGTAACCTGCTTGACTTCGCCGATCTTGAAGAGTTAACATTAGAGATCCTGTATACGGAAAATGGCGATAATGAGGCGACTCGTTATTACCGTGACCGTTTTAAAGAGATTATGATTGATGAGTATCAGGATACCAATAAGATGCAGGAGACGATTATCAGCATCATTTCAAATCGCAACGTATTCATGGTAGGAGATGTTAAGCAATCGATCTATAGTTTTCGAAATGCAGAACCTTCAATTTTCCAAGATAAGTTTATGACCTATCAAGATGAATCGAATGAAAATGGCACACTAATCAACTTGAATATGAACTATAGAAGCAGAGGGACAGTGTTAGAATATATCAATGCAATTTATAGTCAGCTTATGGATTTACAAGTAGGCGAGGCGAAGTACGATGATCTAGCCAAGTTAAATTGTGGTGCAACTGACTATCCACTTGTCTCACATCCTACTATTGAACTGAGTATCCTAGAAAAGAACAGCATAAATGATGAACTAGATGAGGATGATTTAGAACAGGTTGAAATTGAGGCGCATTATATTGCGAGAAAAATTAAAGCGTTAGTGAACGAGGGTGTAGAGGTATACGATCGTAAGCTAGAAAAGATGAGACCGATTCGATATCGCGATATTGTCATCTTATCACGTTCTTATTCAAGTCAGGAAGCATTTGATGAAATTTTTAGGGAATACGATTTGCCATTCCTGTCGAGTGATTTAAAAGGGTACTTTGATTCAATAGAAGTTATGACGGTTATTTCTTTATTAAAAGTAATCGATAATCCATTACAGGACATACCGTTAGTGGCCATACTACGTTCTCCTATGTTTAATATTGATGAACGAGAACTTGCTAGTATTAGAGCTCTAGCTAAGAGAGACTACTTTTACGACAACATAACGGAGTATATTAAATCGGGTGACAACAAAGAACTTGTTGAAAAATTAAGAACTTTTAAAATAAAATTAAATGAGTGGCGCGAATTTATAAAGAATGAACCGATTTCTGAACTGCTGTTTGACGTTTACCAATCTACAAATTATTATGATTTTGTGACAGGACTTTATGGAGGGAAGCAACGTCAAGCAAATCTTGACTTGCTATATGACCGTGCACGTCAGTTCGAAGATATAACGTCAAACAGTCTGTATAAGTTTATTCATTTAATTGATGTCATCAGGGATCAAAACAAAGATTTATCCGTTGCTCGTACGGTCAGTGAAAATGAGGATTTTATTCAATACATGTCAATTCATAAATCAAAGGGTCTCGAGTTTCCTGTAGTTTTTATTGCAAATCTTGGCAAAGGTTATAATTATAGAGATGAAGCAGGGGACTATCTAATTGACAAGGACTTTGGCGTAGCGTTAAAGTACTTTGATTTAGAACGACGCGTAAAATATGATACACTGTATCAACTGCTACTTAAGAATAAAAAACGAAACAGTCTTTTATCGGAAGAACTAAGGCTTTTATATGTAGCATTAACGCGTGCTAAGGAGCAACTCTATTTAGTGGGGTCTGTTAAAGATATTGAAAAGACAACGGATAAATGGCTCTCGGTATCAACGAGTAACGAACTTTTGATGCCATTATCGGAACGAAAAGATTTAAATTATCTTGATTTGATTGGGAAAACGATGGTTAGACGCGGAGATTTTAGAGCAAAAGTTGCGAATTCGGATCTAGACCTTCCTGAATCACCAATAAGGTTAAATTTCCCAGGAACAATTAAGTTTATTAGTAACTTATCGACTGATTATGAAAAACAGATGGAACAAAAAGAAACCATTCAGAATAATGATGTGTACTTCGATATGTTTGAACAGGCATTTCGTTTTAATTATGAGCATGATCAAAAAACAACCCACTTTGCAAAGCAGTCAATCACTGATATTAAAAAGCGTAAGAATAGTGCAACGTATGCTTACGAGTTACAAAAGAATACTATTTATAGAAAACCTAATTTCATGGAGCAGGAAAATAAATCGGCTGTAGATCGTGGAACAGCGATTCACTTATTTATGCAGCACCTGCCATTTAAAGAAAATATGAACTTATCTTATTTAGAAGAAATTAAACTAAAACTTATTGAAAAAGAGTTCCTATTAAAAGAACAAGTGGAACTTGTGGACTTAGATAAGGTGTTTCATTTCACAAAGACAAAAGAGTACATGGAAATATGTCAGGCAAAAAAGGTAATGCGTGAGTTACCTTTTACAACCTTAGCACCTGCTCATGAGGTATATAAAGATTGGAAAGAAGACGATACGAAGATTTTAATCCAAGGGGTAATGGACCTTGTAGTAGAATTTGATGATAAAGTCTATTTAATTGATTATAAATCAAACAAGGTTAAAGACTTAAAGCAGGAGTTACCTGAAATTAAGAATGAATATACACTACAGATGGATTATTACGTAGCGGCTCTGAAGGACTTATATCCTACTAAAAAGGTGGAAGCTTATCTATACCTAATTGAAGCAAATCAATTTGTAAGTATGTAG
- the addB gene encoding helicase-exonuclease AddAB subunit AddB, which translates to MGLTVITGRSGTGKTKHIFDEITSRLNNDTSVGSPILLMVPEQMSFQTEYEIVKHLERDSFSRLQVLGFKRLAHRVFQEVGGATRFFVNDVTTNMMITKILEDHNKDLKLFNHVSNSPNFASMLYEIIKEFKSFNITPEIIDDILETSDYSDSFKNKLADIKLVYEQLNELFKDELVDDEDYFRLLAEKISESDYIKEAEIYIDGFHMLTNLELTVLQQILKYAKQVTMLFTLDDPKRVDMTNEDHLFHLPFKTFRKVLSYAHDESIHVELNHFEEIKRFDLSSELYALEQNLKKIEKEHYKEEPNHIHIKACDNPKVEIHEAARTILDRVKHEGYNYNDFCIFTNSQDVYYPLIKNIFRQYNIPIFIDDKKQMLDHSVLNLIHAALEIVKTNWRHEAVFRAIKTELFIPIKQQFVKLEQFSNYQDIYRNKIDLFENYCLSHGITARDWYLSEFKVNLGRKLVDEHKTKKKGHEQLERTINDVKDSIAPPLIAFIKRFKEAETVKGKIKALYELLIAIDVPQKLELYEKLETASSKDVFSLNSAKKHKQVWNHIVELFEQIVTICGDYKIKTHEFIKILETGLVNMNFAIVPPAIDQVYIGTLKRSRFEMIGRLDESSFFGVKNAFVLGVNEGEIPKMIKEKGLLSEQEREFLAYDGVELFPTIEETILDEYFIIYTVLSSPSEHLFLSYSLSDSDGKEAFPSEIISEVKSIFPNLVERHVYEHPEGDDPKYITTINQTTSTLLKQLHLQKKGYKIDSIWNSLKQYYLQDERLRHKLKSLHYKNESIQLEREDAKRLYGDTINASISRIEKFNNCPYSHFIDYGLRLKERDVHEVAPPDIGDLYHHTLERITQELMQHHKTFAQLADHDVRKLVEDTLNKLSPNIQRNFFNKNKRNQHLLNKVSDTLIRTIQTIKYQDQFSQFKTIATEEEFSNEAKRFTIPERILKNGTKLNIKGFIDRIDVTDTEKPYVRVIDYKSSDKKIDYTSVYNKTSLQLLVYLDVALNHASKIVGRDILPAGAFYSSVKQSKINGKTEMTDEEILQKHREAYKLDGYTIDDRQGLYYMDEKLKDEQTSDIINVKFKKNGDLTSNTRVVGAKELNVLRNFANKVILESAINISEGDVQIVPQKNKQRSACAYCQYKPICKFDHRLEENNYNYANKVNDIDDLVKKIERDMGGEGNE; encoded by the coding sequence GGTAAAACGAAACATATATTTGATGAGATTACATCCAGGCTAAATAATGACACCTCTGTTGGGTCACCGATTTTACTAATGGTACCTGAACAGATGTCATTTCAAACTGAATATGAAATTGTGAAACATTTGGAGCGTGATTCATTTTCAAGGCTTCAAGTACTCGGGTTTAAACGATTGGCACATCGTGTCTTTCAAGAAGTAGGGGGTGCTACCCGTTTCTTTGTTAATGATGTTACGACAAACATGATGATCACGAAGATTCTAGAGGATCATAATAAGGATTTGAAGTTATTTAACCATGTATCAAATAGTCCTAATTTTGCATCAATGCTATACGAAATTATAAAAGAGTTTAAAAGCTTTAATATTACGCCTGAAATCATTGATGATATTTTAGAAACAAGTGACTATAGCGATTCGTTTAAAAATAAGCTAGCGGACATTAAACTTGTTTATGAGCAGTTGAATGAATTGTTTAAAGATGAATTAGTTGATGATGAGGATTACTTCCGATTACTAGCTGAAAAAATTTCTGAATCAGATTATATAAAGGAAGCTGAAATCTATATTGATGGGTTTCATATGTTAACCAATTTAGAGTTAACGGTTTTACAGCAGATTTTAAAGTATGCGAAGCAGGTTACAATGTTGTTTACGCTAGATGATCCAAAAAGGGTTGATATGACAAATGAAGACCATCTTTTTCATCTTCCCTTTAAGACGTTTAGGAAAGTATTGAGTTATGCTCATGATGAAAGCATTCATGTAGAACTAAACCATTTTGAAGAAATCAAGCGATTTGATCTGTCTAGTGAGTTATATGCACTCGAACAAAACCTAAAGAAGATTGAAAAAGAACACTATAAGGAAGAACCAAACCACATTCATATAAAAGCATGTGATAATCCTAAGGTTGAAATTCATGAAGCTGCGCGTACGATATTAGACCGTGTTAAGCATGAGGGATATAACTACAATGACTTTTGTATCTTTACAAACTCTCAAGACGTGTATTATCCATTAATTAAAAATATCTTTAGACAGTATAATATCCCAATTTTTATTGATGATAAAAAGCAGATGTTGGATCATTCTGTTTTAAACCTTATCCATGCGGCACTTGAGATTGTAAAAACAAACTGGCGCCATGAAGCCGTATTCAGGGCAATTAAAACAGAGTTGTTTATCCCTATTAAACAACAATTTGTAAAACTCGAACAGTTTTCAAACTATCAGGATATATATAGAAACAAGATTGATCTCTTTGAAAACTATTGTTTATCTCATGGTATAACAGCACGTGATTGGTACCTGTCTGAGTTTAAGGTCAATCTTGGTAGAAAGTTAGTTGACGAGCATAAGACTAAGAAAAAGGGTCATGAACAATTAGAACGCACCATCAATGATGTTAAGGATTCGATCGCTCCTCCTTTAATCGCATTCATTAAACGGTTTAAAGAAGCAGAAACCGTTAAAGGCAAGATTAAGGCGTTGTATGAGCTGTTAATTGCAATCGATGTGCCTCAAAAACTAGAACTTTATGAAAAACTAGAAACAGCATCTAGTAAGGATGTTTTTAGTTTGAACAGCGCGAAGAAGCACAAGCAGGTGTGGAATCATATTGTCGAACTATTCGAGCAAATTGTAACAATTTGTGGGGATTATAAAATCAAAACCCATGAATTCATTAAGATTTTAGAGACAGGACTAGTCAATATGAACTTTGCAATCGTACCACCAGCCATTGATCAGGTATATATCGGTACGTTAAAAAGATCTCGATTTGAAATGATTGGGAGACTTGATGAATCTTCTTTCTTTGGAGTTAAGAATGCGTTTGTTTTAGGTGTAAACGAAGGTGAAATTCCAAAGATGATAAAGGAAAAGGGACTTTTATCAGAGCAGGAGCGTGAATTTTTAGCCTACGATGGAGTCGAATTATTTCCTACAATCGAAGAAACAATTTTAGATGAATACTTTATTATATACACGGTTCTATCATCACCTAGTGAACACCTGTTTTTATCGTATTCGTTATCAGATTCAGATGGAAAAGAAGCATTCCCATCAGAAATTATTAGCGAGGTAAAGAGTATTTTTCCAAACCTAGTGGAGAGACATGTCTACGAACATCCTGAAGGGGATGATCCTAAATATATCACAACCATTAACCAAACGACATCAACACTGTTAAAACAACTTCATTTACAGAAAAAAGGGTACAAAATTGATTCAATTTGGAATTCACTAAAGCAGTATTACTTACAAGATGAACGGTTAAGACATAAACTTAAATCGTTACACTATAAAAATGAATCTATTCAGTTAGAACGTGAGGACGCTAAACGCTTATATGGTGATACAATTAATGCAAGTATTTCAAGAATTGAGAAGTTTAATAACTGTCCCTACAGTCACTTCATTGATTATGGATTAAGGTTAAAAGAACGAGATGTACATGAGGTTGCCCCTCCCGATATCGGTGACTTATATCATCATACATTAGAACGGATTACACAGGAGTTAATGCAACATCATAAGACATTTGCACAGTTGGCAGACCACGATGTTAGGAAACTGGTTGAAGACACTTTAAATAAACTATCACCGAATATACAGCGTAATTTCTTTAATAAAAATAAGCGTAACCAACACCTGTTAAATAAAGTTTCGGATACACTTATTAGAACCATTCAAACCATCAAGTATCAAGATCAATTTTCACAGTTTAAGACGATTGCAACGGAAGAAGAATTTAGTAACGAGGCAAAACGATTTACAATTCCTGAACGCATCCTTAAAAACGGAACGAAGTTAAATATCAAAGGATTTATTGATCGCATTGATGTAACGGATACTGAAAAGCCTTACGTAAGAGTAATCGATTACAAGTCAAGTGATAAAAAAATAGATTACACATCTGTTTACAATAAGACGAGTTTACAGCTTCTTGTCTACCTTGATGTCGCACTAAACCATGCAAGCAAGATCGTAGGAAGAGACATCTTACCTGCTGGCGCTTTCTATTCGAGTGTGAAGCAATCGAAGATTAATGGAAAAACAGAAATGACAGATGAGGAAATTCTACAAAAACATAGGGAAGCGTACAAATTAGATGGCTATACGATTGATGACAGACAAGGCTTATATTATATGGATGAAAAATTGAAGGATGAACAAACATCCGATATTATTAACGTTAAGTTTAAAAAGAACGGGGACTTAACATCTAATACGCGTGTAGTTGGTGCTAAGGAGCTCAATGTATTAAGAAACTTTGCAAATAAGGTCATTTTAGAATCGGCTATCAACATTTCAGAAGGAGATGTACAGATTGTACCTCAAAAGAATAAACAACGAAGTGCTTGTGCGTATTGTCAGTATAAGCCGATTTGTAAGTTTGATCACCGCTTAGAAGAAAATAATTATAACTATGCAAATAAAGTAAACGATATTGATGATTTAGTTAAAAAAATTGAACGTGATATGGGAGGTGAGGGAAATGAGTAA